In a single window of the Thermus amyloliquefaciens genome:
- a CDS encoding YqeG family HAD IIIA-type phosphatase — MCHNKAMLFPRAVLPSLLHLTPGWLEERGLKGVILDLDNTLLPYGEEEPLPEHQAWLEALRAKVPIYLLSNALPERFARIRGRLGLPGHAPALKPWLGFRRALEALGLPAREVAVVGDQVFTDVLGGNLVGAYTVLVPPLREKEFFYTRFIRALEAPFRRPRGGLE; from the coding sequence CTGTGCCACAATAAGGCTATGCTCTTCCCGCGGGCGGTCCTTCCCTCTCTCCTTCACCTAACCCCCGGGTGGCTCGAGGAACGGGGCCTTAAGGGGGTCATCCTGGACCTGGACAACACCCTCTTGCCCTACGGGGAGGAGGAACCCTTACCGGAACACCAAGCCTGGTTGGAGGCCTTAAGGGCCAAGGTGCCCATCTACCTCCTCTCCAACGCCCTACCCGAGCGCTTCGCCCGGATCCGAGGAAGGCTTGGCCTCCCCGGCCACGCCCCAGCCCTCAAACCCTGGCTTGGGTTTAGGAGGGCCCTGGAAGCCCTGGGGCTGCCCGCCCGGGAAGTGGCGGTGGTGGGGGATCAGGTGTTCACCGATGTCCTTGGGGGCAACCTGGTGGGGGCCTACACGGTTTTGGTGCCCCCCTTGCGGGAAAAGGAATTCTTTTACACCCGTTTCATACGGGCGTTGGAAGCTCCATTTAGAAGACCGCGGGGAGGACTGGAATGA
- the pilB gene encoding type IV pilus assembly ATPase PilB: MSVLTIGDKRLGAILLDAGLLTDEELQMALEKHREVGGSLAEVIVDSGLLSERRIAQAIEDHFGIPLVELHTLDIPPKVKALLPAEKAKELQAIPFALDEEAGVVRVAFVNPLDTLSLEEVEDLTGMVVEPYQATKSAFLYALAKNYPELGLPLPPPPSGPSREELKVGELLVRKGLLDRSLLEEALVEQEKTGDLLGRILVRKGVPEEALYRVLAEQRGMEFLPTTQGLSPDPAAANLLLRSDALRYSAVPVGFKNGEVEVVLADPRHREAVAELLGQPARFLLTLPKEWESLFHRAYPEKSRLGEVLVQEGRLSREGLREALEVQKRLPKAKPLGEILVELGLARPEDVEEALKKQRQGGGRLEDTLVASGKLKPEALAQAVAAQLGYAYINPEENPPDPGVALLIPEDLARRYGVFPHHLEGKALVLLMKDPRNILALDDVRLALKRKGLAYEVVPAVATEGAITKLIERFYGKEELGEIAKELSKGYQEEEAITPELDESAAQKFVKQVIREAYLQEASDIHIEPRQADVLVRLRIDGALRQYTTLPKGALNPIISVVKIMGGLNIAERRLPQDGRVRYREGSIDLDLRLSTLPTVYGEKAVMRLLKKAADIPEIEGLGFAPGVFERFQEVIHKPYGIFLITGPTGSGKSFTTFSILKRIATPDKNTQTIEDPVEYEIPGINQTQVNPQAGLTFARALRAFLRQDPDIIMVGEIRDSETAKIATEAALTGHLVIATLHTNDAAQAITRLDEMGVELFNISAALIGVLSQRLVRKVCDHCKVEVKPDPEVLRRLGLSPEEIQGAKLYKGMGCERCGGTGYKGRYAIHELLVVDDEIRHAIVAGKSATEIKEIARRKGMKTLREDGIYKALQGITTLEEVLARTIE, translated from the coding sequence ATGAGCGTGCTGACCATAGGGGACAAACGGCTAGGGGCCATCCTGCTGGATGCCGGCCTCCTCACCGACGAGGAGCTCCAGATGGCCCTGGAAAAGCATCGGGAGGTGGGGGGTTCCTTGGCGGAGGTCATCGTGGACTCGGGGCTCCTTTCGGAAAGGCGGATCGCCCAGGCCATCGAGGACCACTTCGGCATCCCCCTGGTGGAACTGCACACCCTGGATATCCCTCCCAAGGTGAAGGCCCTTCTGCCGGCGGAAAAGGCCAAGGAGCTCCAGGCCATCCCCTTCGCCCTGGACGAGGAGGCGGGGGTGGTGCGGGTGGCCTTTGTGAACCCCCTGGACACCTTGAGCCTGGAGGAGGTGGAGGACCTCACCGGGATGGTGGTGGAGCCCTACCAGGCCACCAAGAGCGCCTTCCTCTATGCCTTGGCCAAGAACTACCCGGAGCTCGGCCTACCCCTACCCCCTCCCCCCAGTGGCCCCAGCCGGGAGGAGTTGAAGGTGGGCGAGCTCCTGGTGCGAAAGGGCCTTTTGGACCGGAGCCTCTTGGAGGAGGCCCTGGTGGAGCAGGAAAAGACCGGGGATCTCCTGGGCCGCATTCTGGTGCGAAAGGGGGTGCCCGAGGAAGCCCTCTACCGGGTTTTGGCGGAGCAACGGGGCATGGAGTTCCTCCCCACCACCCAAGGCCTCTCCCCCGACCCCGCCGCCGCCAACCTGCTCCTCCGCTCCGATGCCCTGCGCTATAGCGCCGTACCCGTGGGGTTCAAAAACGGGGAGGTGGAGGTGGTCCTCGCCGACCCCCGGCACCGGGAAGCGGTGGCGGAGCTTTTGGGCCAGCCCGCCCGTTTCCTCCTCACCCTACCCAAGGAGTGGGAATCCCTTTTCCACCGGGCCTATCCCGAGAAAAGCCGCCTGGGGGAGGTCCTGGTCCAGGAAGGCCGCCTGAGCCGCGAGGGGCTACGGGAGGCTTTGGAGGTGCAAAAGCGCCTGCCCAAGGCCAAGCCCCTGGGGGAGATCCTGGTGGAGCTCGGCCTGGCCCGGCCCGAGGACGTGGAGGAGGCCTTGAAAAAGCAACGCCAGGGGGGAGGGCGCCTCGAGGACACCCTGGTGGCCTCAGGCAAGCTCAAGCCCGAGGCCCTGGCCCAGGCGGTGGCCGCCCAGCTGGGCTACGCCTACATCAACCCCGAGGAGAACCCCCCAGACCCCGGGGTCGCCCTCCTCATCCCCGAGGACCTGGCCCGGCGGTACGGGGTCTTCCCCCACCACCTGGAGGGCAAGGCCCTGGTCCTCCTCATGAAGGACCCCAGGAACATCCTGGCCCTGGACGACGTGCGCCTGGCCTTGAAGCGCAAGGGCCTGGCCTACGAGGTGGTCCCCGCCGTGGCCACGGAAGGGGCCATCACCAAGCTCATCGAGCGCTTCTATGGCAAGGAGGAGCTGGGGGAGATCGCCAAGGAGCTCTCCAAGGGCTATCAGGAAGAGGAAGCCATTACCCCCGAGCTGGACGAAAGCGCCGCCCAGAAGTTCGTCAAGCAGGTGATCCGGGAAGCCTATCTCCAGGAGGCCTCCGACATCCACATCGAACCCCGGCAGGCCGATGTCCTGGTGCGCCTGCGCATCGACGGCGCCTTGCGCCAGTACACCACGCTGCCCAAAGGGGCCCTAAACCCCATCATCAGCGTGGTCAAGATCATGGGGGGCCTCAACATCGCCGAAAGACGCCTGCCCCAGGACGGGCGGGTGCGCTACCGGGAAGGTTCCATCGACCTGGACCTGCGCCTTTCCACCCTGCCCACGGTCTACGGGGAAAAGGCGGTGATGCGCCTCCTGAAAAAGGCCGCGGACATACCCGAGATCGAGGGGTTGGGCTTCGCCCCGGGGGTCTTTGAGCGCTTCCAGGAGGTGATCCACAAGCCCTACGGCATCTTCCTCATCACCGGGCCCACGGGAAGCGGCAAGAGCTTCACCACCTTCTCCATCCTCAAGCGCATCGCCACCCCCGACAAAAACACCCAGACCATTGAGGATCCCGTGGAGTACGAGATCCCCGGCATCAACCAGACCCAGGTGAACCCCCAGGCTGGCCTCACCTTCGCCCGGGCCCTCAGGGCCTTCCTCCGGCAGGACCCGGACATCATCATGGTGGGGGAGATCCGGGACTCGGAAACCGCCAAGATCGCCACCGAGGCCGCCCTCACCGGGCACCTGGTGATCGCCACCCTGCACACCAACGACGCCGCCCAGGCCATCACCCGCCTGGACGAGATGGGGGTGGAGCTCTTCAACATCTCCGCCGCCCTCATCGGCGTTCTCTCCCAGCGCCTGGTGCGGAAGGTCTGCGACCACTGCAAGGTGGAGGTGAAGCCCGACCCGGAGGTCCTGCGGCGCCTGGGCCTTTCCCCGGAGGAGATCCAAGGGGCCAAGCTCTACAAGGGCATGGGGTGCGAGCGCTGCGGGGGAACCGGCTACAAGGGACGCTACGCCATCCACGAGCTCTTGGTGGTGGACGACGAGATCCGCCACGCCATCGTGGCCGGCAAGTCGGCCACGGAGATCAAGGAGATCGCCAGGAGGAAGGGGATGAAGACCCTGCGGGAAGACGGCATCTACAAGGCCCTCCAGGGGATCACCACCCTCGAGGAGGTCCTGGCGCGTACCATTGAGTAA
- a CDS encoding phage holin family protein, with protein MRGLLARLFLNTLALWTVSLVYPGVSFAREAGLLDYLVAGAVWGLANALLRPLLLFLTLPLNLLTLGLFTLVVNGMVLYLVAQATALEVHGFAGALVGALILSLVSLFLTWLLRD; from the coding sequence GTGCGTGGCCTATTGGCTAGGCTTTTCCTAAACACCCTGGCCCTTTGGACGGTGAGCCTGGTATACCCAGGGGTTTCCTTCGCCCGGGAAGCGGGGCTTCTGGACTACCTGGTGGCGGGGGCCGTGTGGGGGCTGGCCAACGCCCTGCTCCGACCCCTCCTCCTTTTCCTGACCCTACCCCTCAACCTTTTGACCCTGGGGCTTTTCACCTTGGTGGTTAACGGGATGGTGCTCTACCTGGTGGCCCAGGCCACCGCCCTCGAGGTGCACGGGTTCGCCGGAGCCCTGGTTGGAGCCCTGATCCTATCCCTGGTGAGCCTTTTCCTTACCTGGCTGTTGCGGGATTAG
- a CDS encoding universal stress protein, whose amino-acid sequence MRILLATDGSPQARGAEVLAEWLCYKLSAKLVALYVRDARLVRALELLDFGALTVPVPAHREGLEKALSAYGEALLERIRKSAEEAGLQVEVHMETGVPHEVILRHARTADLLVMGRSGEAHGGSFTGLGSTVDRVLRTSSTPVLVAPTDHVEIEGAILGYNASESAVRALHILAPLAKSLGLPVRVVSVHDDPVQAGAWALEAQTYLQDQGIRVEPLAFSGDPAEHLLSLQTPSDLLALGAPVRRLVLGSTAEHVVRHAVGPVLTVR is encoded by the coding sequence ATGAGGATTCTCCTGGCCACGGACGGCTCTCCCCAGGCCCGGGGGGCGGAGGTGCTGGCGGAGTGGCTTTGCTACAAGCTTTCCGCCAAGCTGGTGGCCCTGTATGTGCGGGACGCCCGCCTCGTCCGGGCCCTGGAGCTCCTGGACTTCGGCGCCCTCACCGTTCCCGTGCCGGCCCATCGGGAAGGGCTGGAAAAGGCCCTTTCCGCCTACGGCGAGGCGCTATTGGAGCGCATCCGTAAAAGCGCCGAGGAGGCGGGGCTTCAGGTGGAGGTCCACATGGAAACCGGGGTGCCCCACGAGGTGATCCTGCGCCACGCCCGCACCGCGGACCTTCTGGTCATGGGCCGGAGCGGGGAAGCCCACGGGGGGAGCTTCACGGGCCTGGGGAGCACCGTGGACAGGGTCCTGAGGACCTCGTCCACGCCGGTTCTGGTAGCCCCCACCGACCACGTGGAGATCGAGGGGGCCATCCTGGGCTACAACGCTTCGGAAAGCGCGGTGCGGGCCTTGCACATCCTGGCCCCTTTGGCCAAATCCCTGGGGCTTCCGGTCCGGGTGGTGAGCGTGCACGATGACCCCGTGCAGGCCGGGGCTTGGGCCCTCGAGGCCCAGACCTACCTCCAGGACCAAGGGATCCGGGTGGAACCCTTAGCCTTCTCGGGCGATCCCGCGGAGCACCTTTTGTCCTTGCAAACCCCTTCGGATCTCCTGGCCTTGGGGGCGCCGGTGCGCCGCCTGGTGCTGGGAAGCACCGCCGAACACGTGGTGCGCCACGCGGTGGGGCCAGTGCTCACCGTGCGATAA
- the purM gene encoding phosphoribosylformylglycinamidine cyclo-ligase produces the protein MRYEEAGVHIEAKAEALRRAKEAIAATYTKEVLRGLGAFGGLFDAKALTGMRHPVLVATTDGVGTKTLLALEAGDVSGLGFDLVNHSVNDLLCQGATPLFFMDYLAASRLEEGVLAALLASLAGACKALGIPLLGGETAEMPGVYREGAWDVAGTLVGVVEKEAILGPERVQEGDVLLALPSSGPHTNGYSLIRKVVEGLDLEAPVPELGESLKAALLRPHRAYLEEFLTLREAGVEIHAIAHITGGGLPENLPRALPEGLGAEIRKGSWPIPPIFPYLQRRGNIPEEEMYRVFNMGLGLILVLPEGDAQRAQALLEGFPIGRVVPGTGIRWV, from the coding sequence ATGCGCTACGAGGAGGCCGGGGTCCACATCGAAGCCAAGGCCGAGGCCCTGAGGCGGGCCAAGGAGGCCATCGCCGCCACCTACACGAAGGAGGTGCTACGGGGGCTTGGGGCCTTTGGGGGGCTTTTTGACGCCAAGGCCCTCACGGGGATGCGCCACCCCGTCCTGGTGGCCACCACGGACGGGGTGGGCACCAAGACCCTCCTGGCCCTCGAGGCGGGGGATGTGTCCGGCCTGGGCTTTGACCTGGTGAACCACTCGGTGAACGACCTCCTTTGCCAAGGGGCCACCCCCCTTTTCTTCATGGACTACCTGGCGGCGAGCCGCCTAGAAGAGGGCGTTCTGGCCGCACTCCTCGCCTCCTTGGCCGGGGCCTGTAAGGCCCTGGGCATCCCCCTCCTGGGAGGGGAAACCGCCGAGATGCCCGGGGTCTACCGGGAAGGGGCCTGGGATGTGGCCGGCACCCTGGTGGGGGTGGTGGAGAAGGAGGCCATCCTAGGCCCCGAGCGGGTCCAAGAAGGGGACGTCCTCCTGGCCCTCCCCTCCTCCGGCCCTCACACCAACGGGTACTCCCTCATCCGCAAGGTGGTGGAGGGCCTGGACCTGGAGGCGCCCGTGCCGGAGCTGGGGGAAAGCCTAAAGGCGGCCCTCCTCCGTCCCCACCGGGCCTACCTGGAGGAGTTCCTCACGCTTAGGGAAGCGGGCGTAGAGATCCACGCCATCGCCCACATCACCGGGGGCGGCCTTCCGGAAAACCTCCCCCGGGCCCTCCCCGAGGGCCTAGGGGCGGAAATCCGCAAGGGAAGCTGGCCCATCCCCCCCATCTTCCCCTACCTGCAACGGAGGGGAAACATACCGGAGGAGGAGATGTACCGGGTCTTCAACATGGGCCTGGGCCTGATCCTCGTCCTGCCGGAGGGGGATGCGCAGAGGGCCCAGGCCCTGTTGGAAGGCTTCCCCATCGGACGGGTGGTGCCAGGCACGGGGATCCGATGGGTATGA
- a CDS encoding MFS transporter yields the protein MLPLLLAWLHTVNDLFSNFLTPLLPKLMAHFGVGLGTVGLLVSVYSLTGSLLQPLAGLMADRLDRRVLAALGPVLVALGMGSLGLWPRFEVLLLILGLAGLGSALFHASGASLVGEFAPKERRGFWLSFFGSAGYLGLSLGPVVALLAVEAWGLKGLFWLTPLALLPALLLLRLPPVRRQGRPAGFGDFLRVFRGDVARLWGMATLRSLVFMSFSTTLPYWFTQKGLSDAYTALSLSTYSFSATLGAFLGGTLSDRLGRKAVLLGTLTFGLPLYLGLLFLPPGGVSYLALLALTGALMNAGIPVAVALAQELEPGQTATVSGLLMGFTWGFAGLFYAPIGHLIEVFGVMPVLLALGVLILPAWVLAQGVREPGPAQGEGR from the coding sequence GTGCTGCCCCTTCTCTTGGCCTGGCTCCACACCGTCAACGACCTCTTCTCCAACTTTCTCACCCCCCTTTTGCCCAAGCTGATGGCCCATTTTGGCGTAGGGCTGGGGACGGTGGGGCTTTTGGTTTCCGTTTACTCCCTGACCGGAAGCCTGCTTCAGCCCTTGGCGGGCCTTATGGCGGACCGCCTGGACCGGAGGGTGTTGGCGGCCTTGGGTCCGGTCTTGGTGGCCCTGGGTATGGGCTCTTTGGGCCTTTGGCCCCGGTTTGAGGTCCTCCTTTTGATCCTGGGGCTTGCCGGCCTGGGGTCGGCCCTTTTTCACGCCTCGGGGGCTAGCCTGGTGGGGGAGTTCGCCCCCAAGGAGCGGAGGGGGTTTTGGCTTTCCTTTTTCGGTTCGGCGGGGTATCTGGGCCTCTCCTTGGGGCCGGTGGTGGCCCTTTTGGCGGTGGAGGCCTGGGGGCTTAAGGGCCTTTTCTGGCTGACCCCTTTGGCCCTGCTTCCCGCCCTGCTGCTTTTGCGCCTTCCCCCGGTGCGGCGGCAGGGGAGGCCTGCAGGCTTTGGGGATTTCCTGAGGGTGTTTCGCGGGGATGTGGCCCGGCTATGGGGGATGGCCACCTTAAGGAGCCTGGTGTTTATGAGCTTCTCCACCACCTTGCCCTACTGGTTTACCCAGAAGGGCCTTTCCGATGCCTACACTGCCCTAAGCCTCTCCACCTACAGTTTCTCCGCCACCTTGGGCGCCTTCCTGGGGGGGACCCTTTCCGACCGCCTGGGGCGGAAGGCGGTGTTGCTGGGGACCTTGACCTTCGGGTTGCCCCTGTACCTGGGCCTCCTTTTCCTGCCCCCAGGAGGCGTGTCCTACCTGGCGCTTTTGGCCCTGACCGGGGCCTTGATGAACGCGGGCATCCCGGTGGCCGTGGCCTTGGCCCAGGAGCTGGAACCCGGCCAAACGGCCACGGTTTCGGGTCTTCTCATGGGCTTCACCTGGGGTTTTGCCGGACTTTTCTACGCCCCCATAGGGCACCTGATAGAGGTGTTTGGCGTGATGCCGGTTCTCCTGGCCCTAGGGGTCCTGATCCTGCCCGCCTGGGTCCTGGCCCAAGGGGTGAGGGAGCCGGGCCCAGCTCAGGGCGAGGGGCGTTAA
- the gatB gene encoding Asp-tRNA(Asn)/Glu-tRNA(Gln) amidotransferase subunit GatB: MYEAVIGLEVHLHLKTRTKAFCGCKADYFGAPPNTHTCPVCLGLPGALPVPNQKAVEFGLRLALALGSRVPERLLFHRKNYFYPDLPKNYQISQYDLPLGQGGSLPLGERSVRIKRLHLEEDAGKSLHLEDRTLLDLNRAGSPLIELVTEPDLKTPEEARLFLQRIQALVQTLGISEASPEEGKLRADVNVSVRRAGEPLGTKVEIKNLNSFKSVQRALEYEIRRQTEILRRGERVKQATMGFEEGSGKTYPMRTKEEEADYRYFPEPDLPPVPISREWLEAIRKDLPELPWEKERRYLALGIKAQDAEVLAYTPALARFLDRALELGLASPQALANWLLADVAGLLNERGLSLEETRLTPEGLSRLVALFERGEITSRVAKALLPEVLEGLDPEALVRERGLRVVADEAALRAVVGEVLQAMPEAAESVRQGKLKALDALLGQVMRRTKGQAKPDLVRRLLLEALGVG, translated from the coding sequence ATGTACGAGGCGGTGATCGGCCTCGAGGTCCACCTGCACCTCAAGACCCGGACCAAGGCCTTCTGCGGCTGCAAGGCGGACTACTTCGGCGCCCCCCCCAACACCCACACCTGCCCCGTCTGCCTGGGTCTTCCCGGGGCCCTTCCCGTGCCCAACCAGAAGGCGGTGGAGTTCGGCCTGAGGCTGGCCCTGGCCCTGGGCAGCCGGGTGCCGGAAAGGCTTCTCTTCCACCGCAAGAACTACTTCTACCCCGACCTGCCCAAGAACTACCAGATCAGCCAGTACGACCTGCCCCTGGGCCAGGGGGGAAGCCTCCCCTTAGGGGAAAGAAGCGTGCGCATCAAGCGCCTCCACCTGGAGGAGGATGCCGGGAAGAGCCTCCACCTGGAGGACCGAACCCTCCTGGACCTGAACCGGGCGGGAAGCCCCCTGATCGAGCTGGTCACCGAGCCCGACCTAAAAACCCCTGAGGAGGCCCGGCTCTTCCTCCAGCGCATCCAGGCCCTGGTCCAGACCCTGGGCATCTCCGAGGCCAGCCCCGAGGAGGGCAAGCTCCGGGCCGACGTGAACGTCTCTGTGCGCCGCGCGGGAGAACCCTTGGGCACCAAGGTGGAGATCAAGAACCTGAACTCCTTCAAGAGCGTGCAGAGGGCCCTGGAGTACGAGATCCGCCGCCAGACCGAGATCCTAAGGCGGGGGGAGAGGGTCAAGCAGGCCACCATGGGCTTTGAGGAGGGAAGCGGCAAGACCTACCCCATGCGCACCAAGGAGGAGGAGGCCGACTACCGCTACTTCCCCGAGCCCGACCTCCCCCCGGTGCCCATCTCCCGGGAATGGCTCGAGGCCATCCGGAAAGACCTCCCCGAGCTTCCCTGGGAGAAGGAAAGGCGCTACCTGGCCCTGGGGATCAAGGCCCAAGACGCCGAGGTCCTGGCCTACACCCCCGCCCTCGCCCGCTTCCTGGACCGGGCGCTGGAACTGGGGCTCGCCTCCCCTCAGGCCCTGGCCAACTGGCTTTTGGCGGACGTGGCCGGGCTTTTAAACGAACGGGGCCTATCCCTGGAAGAGACCCGCCTCACCCCGGAAGGCCTTTCCCGGCTGGTGGCCCTTTTTGAGCGGGGGGAGATCACCAGCCGGGTGGCCAAGGCCCTCCTGCCCGAGGTCCTGGAGGGGCTGGACCCCGAGGCCCTGGTGCGGGAGCGGGGGCTAAGGGTGGTGGCGGACGAGGCCGCCCTAAGGGCGGTGGTGGGGGAGGTCCTCCAGGCCATGCCGGAAGCCGCCGAGAGCGTGCGCCAGGGGAAGCTCAAGGCCCTGGACGCCCTTTTGGGCCAGGTGATGCGGAGGACCAAGGGCCAAGCCAAGCCCGACCTGGTGCGCAGGCTCCTCCTCGAGGCCCTTGGGGTAGGATAG
- a CDS encoding type IV pilus twitching motility protein PilT codes for MAKTPDIVDLLTLAVERGASDLVITVGLPPMLKVDGEFHPTEYEPLSPQDTRRLMYALMDEKQQRVFEEEKELDFSFSLPGKGRYRVNVFLQRGSVGGVLRVVPATIKSFEELGLPKNIADIALSPRGLVLVTGPTGSGKSTTLASMIDYINERRPVHIVTIEDPIEFFHRHKKAIINQREIGSDTHGFHKALRSVLRQAPDVILVGEMRDYETIAAAITAAETGHLVMGTLHTNSAPETIDRIIDVFPENQQEQVRVQLSNNLVAVLTQQLLPKAFGGGRVLAYELMIATPAVRALIREGKSHQLRSVIQTGGQYGMITMDACLADLYRRKLITYELGLSRAVDPKEYMRLAGVQEGAKRP; via the coding sequence ATGGCCAAAACACCGGACATCGTGGACCTGCTGACCCTGGCGGTGGAACGGGGGGCCAGCGACCTGGTGATCACCGTGGGCCTCCCCCCCATGCTCAAGGTGGACGGGGAGTTCCACCCCACGGAGTACGAACCCCTCTCCCCCCAGGACACCCGCCGCCTCATGTACGCCCTCATGGACGAAAAGCAACAGCGGGTCTTTGAGGAGGAGAAGGAGCTGGACTTCTCCTTCAGCCTCCCGGGCAAGGGGCGCTACCGGGTGAACGTGTTCCTGCAACGGGGGAGCGTGGGGGGGGTCCTAAGGGTGGTCCCCGCCACCATCAAGAGCTTTGAGGAGCTGGGCCTGCCCAAGAACATCGCCGACATCGCCTTGAGCCCCAGGGGCCTGGTCCTGGTCACGGGGCCCACCGGGTCGGGGAAGAGCACCACCCTGGCCTCCATGATCGACTACATCAACGAGCGCAGGCCCGTGCACATCGTGACCATCGAGGACCCCATAGAGTTTTTCCACCGGCACAAGAAGGCCATCATCAACCAGCGGGAAATCGGCTCCGACACCCATGGCTTCCACAAGGCGCTTCGAAGCGTCCTCCGCCAGGCCCCGGACGTGATCCTGGTGGGGGAGATGCGGGACTACGAAACCATCGCCGCCGCCATCACCGCCGCCGAGACCGGGCACCTGGTCATGGGCACCCTGCACACCAACTCCGCCCCCGAAACCATCGACCGCATCATCGACGTCTTCCCGGAAAACCAGCAGGAGCAGGTGCGGGTGCAGCTTTCCAACAACCTGGTGGCCGTCCTCACCCAGCAGCTTCTGCCCAAGGCCTTCGGAGGAGGGCGGGTCCTGGCCTACGAGCTCATGATCGCCACCCCGGCGGTGAGGGCCCTGATCCGGGAGGGCAAGAGCCACCAGCTCAGGAGCGTCATCCAAACCGGGGGCCAGTACGGCATGATCACCATGGACGCCTGCCTGGCGGACCTCTACAGGCGCAAGCTCATCACCTATGAGCTGGGCCTCTCGCGGGCGGTGGACCCCAAGGAGTACATGCGCCTGGCGGGGGTCCAGGAAGGGGCCAAGCGCCCCTAG
- a CDS encoding CBS domain-containing protein: MTVRQVLLRKGVGAYSVHPQATVLEALKKLAEHDIGALLVMEGDRLLGVFSERDYARKLVLLGRFSKDTRVEEVMSREVVTVTPETSLEEAMRLMTEHRVRHLPVLEGGRVVGVISIGDAVKAIITQQEVLIEELSRYVMENR, from the coding sequence ATGACCGTTCGCCAGGTCCTGTTGCGCAAGGGGGTAGGGGCTTATAGCGTCCACCCCCAGGCCACGGTGTTGGAGGCCCTCAAGAAGCTGGCCGAGCACGACATCGGGGCCCTTTTGGTCATGGAGGGGGATAGGCTTCTTGGCGTCTTCTCCGAGCGGGACTATGCCCGCAAGCTGGTCCTCCTGGGCCGGTTTTCCAAGGACACCCGGGTGGAGGAGGTCATGAGCCGTGAGGTGGTGACCGTGACCCCCGAGACCTCCTTGGAGGAGGCCATGCGCCTGATGACCGAGCACCGGGTGCGCCACCTGCCGGTCCTGGAGGGGGGCAGGGTGGTCGGGGTGATCTCCATCGGGGATGCGGTCAAGGCCATCATCACCCAGCAGGAGGTCCTGATCGAGGAGCTTTCCCGCTACGTGATGGAAAACCGCTAA
- a CDS encoding histidine phosphatase family protein — MKELWLIRHGETEWNVKKRFQGHLDVPLSPAGIGQAFRLAQRLLRSQLSFAGLFSSDLRRARETAEPLAAVLGLPLKTTPLLREIDVGALAGLSREEAEAQYPEFVQAAREDPWHTARPGGESMADLARRLEAFLETLPPGRHLLVTHGGVIRAALKMALDLEGDAWRRFHIPNTSITRILLPEREVLAVSDSAHLETWADWLSDESVK, encoded by the coding sequence ATGAAGGAGCTCTGGCTCATCCGCCACGGGGAAACCGAGTGGAACGTCAAGAAGCGCTTTCAAGGCCACCTGGACGTCCCCCTGTCCCCCGCGGGGATCGGGCAGGCCTTCCGCCTGGCCCAGCGGCTTTTGCGAAGCCAACTCTCCTTTGCTGGGCTCTTCTCCTCCGATCTCCGCCGGGCCCGGGAAACCGCCGAGCCCCTGGCGGCGGTGCTGGGCCTACCCCTGAAGACCACACCCCTTCTACGGGAAATCGACGTGGGCGCACTCGCCGGGCTGAGCCGGGAGGAGGCGGAGGCGCAGTACCCCGAGTTCGTGCAAGCCGCCCGCGAGGACCCCTGGCACACCGCCCGCCCCGGTGGGGAAAGCATGGCGGACCTGGCCCGGCGCCTGGAGGCCTTCCTCGAGACGCTCCCACCCGGCCGTCACCTCCTGGTGACCCACGGGGGCGTCATCCGCGCGGCCCTGAAAATGGCCTTGGACCTGGAAGGCGATGCCTGGAGGCGCTTCCACATCCCCAACACCTCCATCACCCGCATCCTCCTCCCCGAACGGGAGGTCCTCGCGGTCTCCGATAGCGCCCACCTGGAAACCTGGGCGGACTGGCTTTCCGACGAAAGCGTCAAATAA